One region of Flavobacterium sp. GSB-24 genomic DNA includes:
- a CDS encoding phosphopantetheine-binding protein has protein sequence MEALKEELKNKIITTLNLEDITIEDIADNDPLFGDGLGLDSIDALELIVILDKDYGIKLVDPKEGKTIFQSIETMAAYISANRTK, from the coding sequence ATGGAAGCATTAAAAGAAGAATTAAAAAATAAAATCATTACGACTTTAAACCTTGAAGATATCACAATCGAAGACATTGCTGATAACGATCCTTTGTTTGGAGACGGTTTAGGTTTAGACTCGATTGATGCGCTTGAATTGATCGTGATTTTAGATAAAGACTACGGAATTAAATTAGTAGATCCGAAAGAAGGAAAAACAATTTTCCAGTCTATCGAAACTATGGCGGCTTACATTAGCGCGAATAGAACAAAGTAA
- a CDS encoding DUF2062 domain-containing protein, with protein MKSTHELLNSTSFCVIVPTYNNQKTLKKVLDSILDFTSNVIIVNDGSTDSTSEILKQYSQLTQIHHPKNLGKGRALRNGFRKAFELNFEYAITIDSDGQHFAADIPIFIEAIQNEPNALLIGSRNMTQENVPKKSSFGNKFSNFWFKFETGIKLEDTQSGFRLYPLRLLPKRFYTNKFEFEIEVIVRAAWKGIVVKNIPIQVLYDPAERVSHFRPFRDFTRISILNTVLVTNALLYIKPRDFFRRAKKKGFKKFFLEDILESSDSNFKKSAAIALGIFIGLSPFWGFQTILLFTFAAIFRLNKVIAYLTSNVSFPPFIPFIIYGSLKVGSFFVSSDAPLILDSSMTFDDIQKNAAQYIVGSLILATVSALSVGLISYLLLTAFSKKRIK; from the coding sequence ATGAAATCAACGCACGAATTGCTGAATTCGACTAGCTTTTGTGTTATTGTACCAACTTACAATAACCAAAAAACACTAAAAAAAGTACTGGATTCTATTTTAGATTTCACCTCAAATGTTATTATAGTCAATGACGGCTCAACCGATTCGACAAGCGAAATACTAAAACAATATTCGCAGCTGACGCAAATTCATCATCCTAAAAATTTAGGAAAAGGACGTGCGCTTCGAAATGGTTTTAGAAAAGCGTTCGAATTAAATTTTGAATATGCCATCACGATAGATTCTGACGGACAGCATTTTGCTGCAGACATTCCGATTTTTATTGAAGCCATTCAAAACGAACCAAATGCACTTTTGATTGGAAGCCGTAACATGACGCAGGAGAATGTTCCAAAGAAAAGCAGTTTTGGAAATAAATTTTCTAATTTCTGGTTTAAGTTTGAAACTGGAATCAAGCTCGAAGATACACAATCTGGATTTCGATTATATCCTTTGCGATTGCTTCCGAAACGTTTTTACACCAATAAATTTGAGTTTGAAATCGAAGTAATTGTGCGCGCTGCTTGGAAAGGAATTGTGGTAAAAAATATTCCGATTCAAGTTTTGTACGATCCAGCCGAAAGAGTTTCTCACTTTCGTCCGTTTCGAGATTTTACCCGAATCAGTATTTTGAATACGGTTTTGGTAACCAATGCTTTGTTATATATTAAGCCTCGAGATTTCTTTAGAAGAGCAAAAAAAAAAGGTTTTAAAAAATTCTTTCTAGAAGATATTTTAGAAAGCAGCGATTCTAATTTTAAAAAATCGGCCGCCATTGCTTTGGGAATTTTTATTGGACTTTCTCCCTTTTGGGGATTCCAGACTATTTTGCTTTTTACTTTTGCCGCAATTTTTCGACTGAACAAAGTAATCGCATATTTAACTTCTAATGTGAGTTTTCCCCCTTTTATCCCCTTTATTATTTACGGTTCTTTGAAAGTAGGAAGCTTTTTCGTTTCCAGCGATGCACCGCTAATTTTAGATAGTTCTATGACATTTGATGATATTCAAAAAAATGCTGCACAATATATCGTCGGAAGTCTTATTTTAGCAACCGTTTCGGCACTATCAGTTGGTCTTATTAGTTATTTACTTTTAACGGCTTTTAGTAAAAAACGCATCAAATAA
- a CDS encoding outer membrane lipoprotein carrier protein LolA codes for MKTKIALLILFISGSLFAQEQKMTAAEIAQFKEDVNVVSKKIKTLTTDFVQYKHLDFLSKDIETSGKMVFKEPALLQWQYKKPYNYSITFKNGKILINDEGKKSAVDIGNSKIFARINKLIVGSVSGNMFDDKEFTISYFKLKGQNLAKFIPKDATLKKYIKQIELTFDKEEATVVQVKLLESSEDYTRIVFKNKVINAKIDDSVFTN; via the coding sequence ATGAAAACTAAAATAGCACTACTAATTCTTTTTATATCAGGCAGTTTATTTGCACAGGAGCAAAAAATGACAGCTGCAGAAATAGCACAGTTTAAAGAAGATGTAAATGTAGTTTCTAAAAAAATAAAGACCTTAACAACTGATTTTGTTCAATATAAACATTTGGATTTTTTATCTAAAGACATTGAAACTTCGGGAAAAATGGTTTTTAAAGAACCTGCACTTCTGCAATGGCAATATAAAAAACCATACAACTACAGCATTACTTTCAAAAACGGAAAGATCCTGATTAACGATGAAGGAAAGAAAAGCGCAGTTGATATTGGAAACAGCAAAATCTTCGCAAGAATCAATAAATTAATTGTGGGAAGTGTGAGCGGGAATATGTTTGACGACAAAGAATTTACAATTTCGTATTTTAAGTTGAAAGGTCAGAATCTGGCGAAATTCATTCCGAAAGATGCTACGCTGAAAAAATACATCAAACAAATTGAACTGACTTTTGATAAAGAAGAAGCAACAGTGGTTCAGGTAAAATTATTAGAATCATCTGAAGATTATACCCGAATTGTATTTAAAAATAAAGTGATCAATGCAAAAATCGACGATTCAGTTTTTACTAATTAA
- a CDS encoding polysaccharide deacetylase family protein: protein MAVIFLWIVINAVGSSRISSNYHVKAFCHNPSETQKKIALTFDDGPSEFTLEVLALLKKYNVKATFFCIGKNIEKHPEILKQIIADGHLVSNHSYSHSKFFDFYNAKQIAAEIKKTDALLEKYTSKKINFFRPPYGVTTPSIRRALNITGHKVIGWNIRSLDGGTKNKELIFNRIIKRVSPGGIVLLHDTASHSVLVLEQFLQFLEQNSYEVISIEELLNLKAYGN from the coding sequence TTGGCAGTAATTTTTCTTTGGATTGTGATTAACGCTGTTGGTTCTTCGAGAATTTCTTCTAATTATCATGTTAAGGCTTTTTGTCATAATCCGTCCGAAACCCAAAAGAAAATTGCTTTAACTTTTGATGACGGTCCTAGTGAATTTACTTTGGAAGTTTTAGCGCTTCTTAAAAAATATAACGTTAAAGCCACTTTTTTCTGTATTGGGAAAAATATAGAAAAGCATCCTGAAATTTTAAAACAAATTATTGCCGATGGCCATTTAGTTAGCAATCATTCTTACAGTCATTCTAAGTTTTTTGATTTTTATAATGCGAAACAAATTGCAGCTGAAATTAAAAAAACAGATGCGCTTCTGGAAAAATATACTTCAAAAAAAATCAATTTTTTTCGTCCGCCTTATGGAGTTACGACGCCATCGATTCGAAGGGCTTTAAACATAACCGGACACAAAGTTATTGGCTGGAATATTCGTTCGCTTGACGGAGGAACAAAAAATAAGGAATTGATTTTCAACCGAATTATAAAACGGGTTTCTCCCGGCGGAATCGTACTTTTGCACGACACGGCTTCACACTCGGTTTTGGTATTGGAACAGTTTTTGCAATTTTTAGAGCAAAACAGTTATGAAGTGATTTCGATTGAAGAACTTTTGAATCTTAAAGCTTATGGAAATTGA
- a CDS encoding beta-ketoacyl synthase N-terminal-like domain-containing protein has protein sequence MKKTYINGVGCISTQKTFDTVFLEEAVVNHDENVLAIVPPAYKEYISPAASRRMAKGVKNGIVASALAIKDANVENVDAIITGTGLGCIEDSEKFLKSILDNKEEFLTPTSFIQSTHNTVGAQIALLQQCKGYNFTYVNGAVSFESALLDAKMQIEEDEANSILVGGVDENGEYTTALFKLNGRIKADNTAPYDVLTSTTSGAVYGEGASFFVLENERKESTYAELLDIAIVNTLAENEIEAEITSFLKSNNLEISDVDALVLGFDGNATFENYYKNLAENAFAQTPVLYYKHLSGEYDTASAFAFWMAAKILKTQEIPEIIKVNSAAKPAYKTILLYNQLNGKNHSFTLLSK, from the coding sequence ATGAAAAAAACATATATAAATGGAGTAGGCTGTATTTCGACTCAAAAAACATTTGATACTGTTTTTTTAGAAGAAGCCGTTGTCAATCATGATGAAAATGTACTGGCGATTGTTCCGCCGGCATACAAAGAATATATTTCGCCTGCTGCAAGCCGACGCATGGCAAAAGGCGTAAAAAACGGAATTGTAGCTTCGGCCTTAGCTATTAAAGATGCGAATGTTGAAAACGTTGACGCTATTATTACCGGCACAGGTTTAGGATGTATTGAAGATTCTGAAAAATTCCTGAAAAGCATTCTGGATAATAAGGAAGAGTTTTTAACACCAACTTCTTTTATTCAATCAACCCATAATACTGTTGGTGCGCAAATCGCTCTTTTACAGCAATGTAAAGGTTATAATTTTACGTACGTAAACGGAGCAGTTTCTTTTGAATCGGCTCTTCTAGATGCTAAAATGCAGATTGAAGAAGACGAAGCCAATTCGATTTTAGTGGGCGGTGTTGATGAAAATGGTGAATATACAACTGCTCTTTTCAAATTAAACGGCCGTATTAAAGCAGACAATACCGCTCCGTATGATGTTTTAACTTCGACAACAAGTGGTGCAGTTTATGGAGAAGGCGCTAGTTTTTTTGTGTTGGAAAACGAAAGAAAAGAAAGTACATACGCTGAACTTTTGGATATTGCGATTGTAAATACGCTGGCAGAAAATGAAATTGAAGCGGAAATTACATCTTTCTTAAAGTCAAATAATCTGGAAATTTCAGATGTTGATGCTTTGGTTTTAGGATTTGACGGAAATGCAACTTTCGAAAATTATTATAAAAACTTGGCTGAAAATGCTTTTGCCCAAACACCTGTTTTGTATTACAAACATTTGAGCGGCGAATACGATACTGCTTCGGCTTTTGCTTTTTGGATGGCTGCTAAAATTTTGAAAACACAGGAAATTCCGGAAATTATAAAAGTAAATTCGGCTGCAAAACCGGCTTATAAAACCATTTTATTGTACAATCAATTAAACGGGAAAAATCATAGTTTTACGTTACTGTCAAAATGA
- a CDS encoding 3-hydroxyacyl-ACP dehydratase, translated as MVLKDFYKVLSEEKASDSKYNITILINEKHEVFKGHFPGNPIMPGVCMIQIIKELTESITKSSLMIQSLANVKFMALINPEVTPELRLELDVTITEDDLVKVKNTTYFNDTTALKLSTVYKKI; from the coding sequence ATGGTTTTAAAAGATTTTTATAAAGTACTATCAGAAGAAAAAGCTTCTGATTCAAAATATAATATTACGATTTTAATCAATGAAAAACATGAGGTTTTTAAAGGACATTTCCCTGGAAATCCTATTATGCCTGGTGTTTGCATGATTCAGATTATCAAGGAACTGACAGAATCTATTACAAAAAGTTCATTGATGATTCAGTCTTTGGCAAATGTAAAATTCATGGCGCTGATTAATCCTGAGGTAACTCCGGAATTGCGTTTAGAGCTTGATGTTACCATTACTGAAGACGATTTGGTAAAAGTGAAAAACACGACTTACTTTAACGACACTACTGCTCTTAAACTGAGTACGGTGTACAAAAAAATATAA
- a CDS encoding 1-acyl-sn-glycerol-3-phosphate acyltransferase produces the protein MHQYFYAIHLFVNRRKSLSVFLAVLMLLVFGFFASRLKFEEDITKLIPTNDKTDVTAKVLKQLNFADKTTVIFKLEKNGSADDLKEMATAFSDSVSKSCKPFITGIQGKIDEENIQETIDFVYNNLPLFLDDKDYQNIQQKLEKDSIAATVQGNYKSIISPSGFVTKDFILQDPLGISFIALKKLQQLNIGDDFTLENGFVMTIDKRKLLLFITSNIPSSETEKNTIFAEKLKSIQENLNQKFKGKTSISYFGSALIAVANANQIKSDIILTTSIAMFTLMLILILFYRKILIPLIIFLPTLFGGLFAVAFLYFVREQISAISLGIGSILLGITIDYSIHILTHYKHNSDVKTLYKDITMPVIMSSSTTAVAFLCLLFVKSDALNDLGIFAAVIVMASGIFSLLIVPHLYKPKENPAEHNKNVIDKIAHFSFHNNKILIGLCVIITIICCFTYNDVGFNNDLSQLNFIPKDIKAAEKELEQSTSLTSKTIYVASYGKSMEEALEHNTKLFGDLSKEKQQDKILNFSSVGGIVLSQQAQIEKINKWNSFWTSQKKQFIKSELIAEGAKLGFKPTTYNLFFDHLDFDFKPVSAAEFLKIKALQLQEFITEKNGFYTISTLVKVAPEQRDAFVKSASAKENIIAIDRQQMNETFFSTLKTDFNSLVNYSFVAVILILFFFFRRIELVIISCIPIALTGIVTAGIMGIFGIQMNIFSMIVCTLIFGHGVDFSIFMTSALQKEYSTGVNEIAVYRTSIILAVITTILGIGAMIFAKHPALTSISAVSLIGVFAALIITFIFYPILFKLFLSNRPKKGNPPFQLRTFVHGVISFAYYGLGGIVMSIFSFTIMPILPFSKKSKMKAFRYVISKFMKSVLYSNPFIRKKVINNFNETFEKPAVIIANHSSFIDILTIGMLSPKIIFLVSDWVYNSPIFGGVVRKAGFYPVSEGLEGGVEHLRKKINEGYSLMVFPEGTRSENNVIKRFHKGAFFLAEEFNLDIIPIVIHGASELIPKGDFVIHHGNLTVNILKRISPDDSSFGKNYTERTKQISLFFKAEYRKIRQELEGPDYFKKMLIASYDYKEIEIGNSVKEDLKQNLETYYNLNKHIQPKAKILHLGNDYGQLDVLLALQEPQRKIFSFINEEEKLLVAKTNYIVTKRKISYLDQLEPAFENQYDVLLISDESYKNDLEKGFRNVSFIILVNCPNLKNQITNSNFEIVSEEKGLLVLKKKE, from the coding sequence ATGCATCAATACTTTTATGCCATTCATTTATTTGTAAATCGAAGAAAGTCTCTTTCGGTTTTTTTGGCTGTTTTGATGCTTTTAGTTTTCGGATTTTTTGCTTCACGATTAAAGTTTGAAGAAGATATTACCAAACTTATTCCAACAAACGACAAAACAGATGTTACGGCAAAAGTGCTCAAACAATTAAACTTTGCCGACAAAACTACCGTAATTTTCAAACTCGAAAAAAACGGTTCGGCAGATGATTTAAAAGAAATGGCTACTGCTTTTTCAGACAGCGTTTCTAAATCCTGCAAACCTTTTATAACTGGAATTCAAGGAAAAATCGACGAAGAAAATATTCAGGAAACCATTGATTTTGTTTACAACAATCTGCCTCTTTTTCTAGATGATAAAGATTATCAAAACATTCAGCAGAAGTTAGAAAAAGACAGCATTGCAGCAACTGTTCAGGGAAATTATAAATCTATTATTTCTCCTTCAGGATTTGTTACCAAAGACTTTATTTTGCAGGATCCGCTTGGGATTTCTTTTATTGCTTTAAAAAAGTTACAGCAATTAAATATTGGTGATGATTTTACTTTGGAAAATGGTTTTGTAATGACGATAGACAAAAGGAAATTATTGCTTTTCATCACTTCGAATATTCCTTCGAGCGAAACGGAAAAAAACACCATTTTTGCCGAAAAGCTCAAATCGATTCAGGAAAATCTAAATCAGAAATTTAAAGGGAAAACTTCAATCAGTTATTTTGGTTCTGCTTTAATTGCCGTTGCAAACGCCAATCAAATTAAGAGCGACATTATTTTAACAACATCTATTGCGATGTTTACTTTAATGTTGATTCTGATTTTATTTTATCGTAAGATTTTAATTCCGCTTATTATTTTTCTTCCAACTCTTTTTGGAGGTTTGTTTGCAGTTGCTTTTTTATATTTCGTCAGAGAACAAATTTCTGCAATTTCATTAGGAATTGGTTCTATTTTATTGGGAATTACTATTGATTATTCTATTCATATTCTCACACATTACAAACACAACAGCGATGTAAAAACTTTGTACAAAGACATTACAATGCCTGTTATCATGAGCAGTTCTACAACTGCTGTTGCATTTTTATGTCTGCTTTTTGTAAAATCTGATGCGCTAAATGACCTCGGAATTTTCGCTGCTGTTATTGTTATGGCAAGTGGAATTTTTTCACTTTTAATTGTTCCTCATTTATACAAACCAAAAGAAAATCCCGCAGAGCACAATAAAAATGTGATCGATAAAATAGCTCATTTTTCTTTTCACAATAATAAAATCTTAATCGGATTGTGCGTGATTATAACTATTATCTGTTGCTTTACTTATAACGACGTTGGTTTTAATAACGATTTATCACAGCTGAATTTTATTCCGAAAGACATTAAAGCCGCCGAAAAAGAATTGGAACAAAGTACCAGTTTAACTTCCAAAACCATTTATGTCGCTTCGTACGGAAAAAGTATGGAAGAAGCTCTGGAGCATAATACTAAACTATTTGGAGATTTATCAAAAGAAAAACAGCAGGATAAAATTTTAAATTTCAGTTCAGTTGGCGGTATTGTACTTTCACAACAAGCTCAAATTGAAAAAATTAATAAATGGAATTCATTTTGGACTTCTCAGAAAAAGCAATTCATAAAATCAGAATTAATTGCTGAAGGCGCTAAACTTGGATTTAAACCTACAACTTATAATTTATTTTTTGATCATTTAGATTTTGATTTCAAACCTGTTTCTGCTGCTGAGTTTTTAAAAATCAAAGCACTTCAATTACAAGAATTTATAACTGAAAAAAATGGTTTTTATACCATTTCAACTTTAGTAAAGGTCGCGCCTGAGCAGCGAGATGCTTTTGTAAAATCAGCTTCAGCAAAAGAAAACATAATTGCAATCGATCGCCAGCAGATGAACGAAACGTTTTTCAGCACTTTAAAAACCGATTTTAATTCACTTGTCAATTATTCTTTCGTTGCCGTAATTCTAATTCTATTTTTCTTTTTCAGAAGAATCGAATTGGTTATCATCAGCTGTATTCCAATTGCTTTAACTGGAATTGTAACCGCAGGAATTATGGGCATTTTCGGCATTCAAATGAACATTTTCAGTATGATTGTCTGTACTTTGATTTTCGGTCACGGAGTCGATTTCAGTATTTTTATGACGAGCGCATTACAAAAAGAATATTCCACCGGCGTTAACGAAATTGCAGTTTATAGAACGTCAATTATCTTGGCGGTTATTACAACGATTTTAGGAATTGGTGCGATGATATTTGCCAAACATCCTGCATTGACTTCAATTTCAGCAGTTTCTTTAATTGGAGTTTTTGCCGCATTGATTATTACGTTTATTTTCTATCCGATTTTATTCAAGCTGTTTTTATCAAATCGCCCTAAAAAAGGAAATCCACCTTTTCAATTGAGAACTTTTGTCCATGGCGTAATTTCGTTTGCTTATTATGGTTTGGGCGGAATCGTAATGTCGATTTTTAGCTTTACCATTATGCCAATTTTGCCTTTCAGCAAAAAATCAAAAATGAAAGCGTTCCGATACGTGATTTCAAAATTCATGAAATCGGTATTGTATTCCAATCCGTTTATACGCAAAAAAGTCATTAATAATTTTAATGAAACTTTCGAAAAACCAGCTGTAATTATTGCCAATCATTCGTCGTTTATAGACATTTTGACAATTGGAATGCTGAGCCCTAAAATTATTTTCTTGGTTAGCGACTGGGTTTACAACTCCCCTATTTTTGGCGGTGTCGTTAGAAAAGCAGGATTTTATCCCGTTTCTGAAGGTCTGGAAGGAGGTGTTGAACACTTACGAAAAAAAATAAACGAAGGATATTCATTAATGGTTTTTCCAGAAGGAACACGATCCGAAAATAATGTGATTAAACGCTTTCACAAAGGTGCTTTTTTCCTTGCAGAAGAATTTAATTTAGATATAATTCCGATTGTCATTCACGGTGCTTCAGAACTGATTCCGAAAGGTGATTTTGTCATTCATCATGGAAATTTGACAGTTAATATCTTGAAGAGAATTAGTCCTGATGATTCCTCATTTGGAAAAAATTATACCGAAAGAACCAAACAAATTAGTTTATTCTTTAAAGCAGAATATCGTAAAATTCGCCAAGAACTTGAAGGTCCAGATTATTTCAAAAAAATGCTGATCGCCAGTTATGATTATAAAGAAATTGAAATTGGCAACAGCGTAAAAGAAGATTTAAAGCAAAATCTGGAAACCTATTATAACTTAAATAAGCACATTCAGCCAAAAGCAAAAATCCTGCATTTAGGAAATGATTACGGACAACTGGATGTTTTACTAGCTTTGCAGGAACCGCAGCGAAAAATATTTTCTTTTATTAATGAGGAAGAAAAATTGCTTGTCGCAAAAACGAATTATATCGTTACAAAAAGAAAAATATCATATTTGGATCAATTGGAACCTGCATTTGAAAATCAATATGATGTGCTTTTAATTTCTGACGAAAGTTACAAAAACGACCTTGAAAAAGGATTTCGAAACGTTTCTTTTATAATTTTAGTAAATTGTCCGAATTTAAAAAATCAGATTACAAATTCAAATTTTGAAATAGTTTCAGAAGAAAAGGGTTTACTTGTTTTAAAGAAAAAAGAATGA
- a CDS encoding porin family protein: protein MNKRIFFVAVFFAVLSIQAQVSVKPGLRAGFNFSTISEMHANYKTDFYAGGFTEINITKHYALQPEINYSRQGSNDVERKYFDENTQTNKTEYLDLEINYLSLSVINKFTLAQGIQFQAGPALDILLNDNLAVRKAQNDLGVVLGVAYALPSGLTFEARFKKGLLDVLSSDYYQNDSNNYYLFGDYNTNINFQLGVSYSFGK, encoded by the coding sequence ATGAATAAAAGAATATTTTTTGTTGCTGTTTTTTTTGCAGTTTTAAGCATCCAAGCCCAGGTAAGTGTTAAGCCAGGTTTAAGAGCTGGATTTAATTTTTCAACAATTTCTGAAATGCATGCCAATTATAAAACTGATTTTTATGCTGGTGGTTTTACAGAGATTAACATAACGAAACATTATGCGCTTCAACCTGAGATCAATTACAGCAGACAAGGTTCTAATGATGTTGAACGAAAATATTTTGATGAAAATACGCAGACAAACAAAACTGAATATTTAGATCTGGAAATAAATTATTTGTCGCTTTCTGTAATAAATAAATTTACTTTAGCACAAGGAATACAATTTCAGGCGGGGCCAGCTCTAGATATTTTGTTGAATGATAATCTTGCGGTTAGAAAAGCGCAAAATGATCTAGGTGTGGTTTTAGGTGTTGCTTATGCCCTGCCGTCTGGTTTGACTTTTGAAGCTCGATTTAAAAAAGGTCTTCTAGATGTTTTGAGCAGTGATTATTATCAAAATGACTCCAATAATTATTATTTATTTGGGGATTATAATACAAATATTAATTTTCAATTAGGAGTTTCCTATTCGTTTGGAAAATAG
- a CDS encoding beta-ketoacyl-[acyl-carrier-protein] synthase family protein — MKGVAITGMGIISSIGNSVEENYHSLIENKIGISRISNISTVHADVIKVGEIKKTNDDLIAELNLNSDNNFSRTAMIGTLAAKQAVENAGITSINEFRTGLISATSVGGMDMTEKHYYDYFEKPELVKYITCHDGGDVADKIAEELGLKGMVTTISTACSSAANAIMLGARLIKTGKLDRVIVGGADGLAKFTINGFKTLMILSDDYNKPFDNNRKGLNLGEAAAFLVLESDEIVEKQNKKVLARVSGYGNANDAFHQTASSENGDGAYLAMKKAFEVSGLKPSEIDYINVHGTATPNNDLSEGRALRRIYENETVPDFSSTKPFTGHTLAAAAAIEAVYSVLAIQNNVVYPNLNFETQMEEFDLTPQTSLKNKNIEHVLSNSFGFGGNCSTLIFSKS; from the coding sequence ATGAAAGGTGTTGCAATAACGGGAATGGGAATTATTTCTTCGATCGGAAATTCGGTTGAAGAGAATTATCATTCGTTAATCGAAAATAAAATCGGGATTTCCCGTATCTCCAATATTTCGACAGTTCATGCAGATGTTATTAAAGTTGGTGAAATCAAAAAAACCAACGATGATCTCATCGCCGAATTGAACTTAAACAGCGATAATAATTTTTCAAGAACCGCTATGATTGGTACTTTGGCAGCCAAACAAGCTGTTGAAAATGCCGGCATAACCTCAATCAACGAATTTAGAACGGGACTTATTTCGGCTACAAGTGTGGGCGGAATGGACATGACGGAGAAACATTATTACGATTATTTCGAAAAACCGGAACTCGTAAAATATATTACGTGTCACGACGGCGGCGATGTTGCAGATAAAATTGCCGAAGAACTGGGTTTAAAAGGAATGGTAACGACAATCAGCACGGCTTGTTCTTCTGCAGCAAATGCGATTATGCTGGGCGCGCGATTGATTAAAACCGGAAAATTAGACCGCGTTATTGTGGGCGGAGCCGATGGTTTGGCAAAATTCACGATCAACGGATTTAAGACTTTGATGATTTTATCTGACGATTACAATAAACCTTTCGACAATAACAGAAAAGGATTAAACCTTGGAGAAGCTGCTGCTTTTTTGGTTTTAGAATCGGATGAGATTGTGGAAAAACAAAATAAAAAAGTGCTGGCAAGAGTTTCTGGTTACGGAAATGCAAACGACGCTTTTCACCAAACTGCTTCTTCAGAAAATGGAGACGGTGCATATTTGGCGATGAAAAAAGCGTTTGAAGTTTCGGGATTAAAACCTTCTGAAATTGATTACATCAACGTTCACGGGACAGCAACGCCAAATAACGATTTGTCTGAAGGAAGAGCTTTACGCCGCATTTACGAAAATGAGACAGTTCCAGATTTCAGTTCTACAAAACCATTTACGGGACATACTTTAGCGGCTGCAGCTGCGATCGAAGCGGTTTATAGTGTTTTGGCAATCCAAAATAATGTCGTTTATCCGAATTTGAATTTTGAAACGCAGATGGAAGAATTCGATTTGACACCGCAGACTTCCTTAAAAAATAAAAATATCGAACACGTTTTATCTAACTCTTTTGGATTTGGAGGAAATTGTTCAACCCTTATATTTTCAAAAAGCTAA
- a CDS encoding porin family protein: MKKIALIAFVLFIGVQSSQAQVKVNPGLRGGLNISTLTNIDDNNSKTDFYVGGLVDIKFNKFFTLQPEITYSRQGDEGREYFDNGSYRNVNYELNYITFGAVAKFNFNGGGFHVLAGPSLDVKVGDNYINTTPEDFDLAIVGGVGYTLPNGLTFEARIKQGLVDIYGYDGIDYDDDYYYNDVILNQVFQIGISYTFKTK; the protein is encoded by the coding sequence ATGAAAAAAATAGCCTTAATTGCATTCGTATTATTTATCGGGGTTCAATCATCTCAAGCACAGGTAAAAGTTAATCCAGGGCTTAGAGGCGGTTTAAATATATCGACATTAACTAATATTGATGATAATAATTCTAAAACAGATTTTTATGTTGGTGGATTGGTAGATATTAAATTTAATAAATTTTTCACTTTACAACCTGAGATAACTTACTCAAGACAAGGTGATGAAGGAAGAGAATATTTTGACAACGGCAGTTATCGTAATGTAAATTATGAACTAAATTATATAACGTTTGGAGCTGTTGCAAAGTTTAATTTTAATGGAGGAGGTTTTCATGTATTGGCAGGTCCGTCTTTAGATGTAAAAGTTGGTGATAATTACATTAATACTACTCCAGAAGATTTTGACCTTGCAATAGTTGGAGGTGTTGGTTATACATTGCCAAACGGTTTGACTTTTGAAGCTAGAATCAAACAAGGATTAGTTGATATTTACGGTTATGATGGTATTGATTATGACGATGATTACTATTATAATGATGTGATTTTGAATCAGGTTTTTCAAATTGGAATCAGCTATACGTTTAAGACAAAATAA